One region of Bacillus pumilus genomic DNA includes:
- the qoxA gene encoding cytochrome aa3 quinol oxidase subunit II, which yields MIFLFRAIKPMLLLAMLVSVFLLGGCSNIAVLDPKGPVAAQQKDLILLSIGFMLFIVGAVFVLFTIILVKYRERKDVGNASYNPELHGNTLLEVIWTVIPILIVAALSVPTVKTIYSLEEAPQATSHKDPLVVYATAVDWKWIFSYPEENIETVNYLNIPKDQPVLFKITSADTMASLWIPQLGGEKYAMAGMEMEQYLQADQVGTYEGRNANFTGEGFAQQKFKVNAMKQSDYDKWVSKTKKEAPKLTKKTYDYLMLPDAADVQTFSSTHLSFAKHGEDSEYALQARKRLGYQSVSPHSKTDPFENVKNYKRKLDNE from the coding sequence GTGATCTTCTTGTTCAGAGCCATTAAACCTATGCTTTTATTAGCGATGCTCGTGAGTGTTTTTTTATTAGGAGGTTGCAGCAATATCGCTGTTTTAGATCCTAAAGGACCTGTCGCAGCACAACAAAAAGACTTAATCCTTTTATCCATCGGATTCATGCTCTTTATCGTTGGTGCGGTATTTGTACTGTTTACCATCATTTTGGTAAAATACCGTGAGCGTAAGGACGTTGGAAACGCCTCTTATAATCCAGAACTACACGGGAATACGCTTCTAGAAGTTATCTGGACAGTGATCCCAATATTAATCGTTGCTGCCCTTTCAGTTCCAACTGTAAAAACAATTTACTCTTTGGAAGAGGCACCTCAAGCAACAAGCCATAAAGATCCTCTTGTCGTTTATGCTACAGCTGTTGATTGGAAATGGATCTTTAGCTATCCAGAGGAAAATATTGAGACAGTGAACTACTTAAACATTCCAAAAGATCAGCCGGTTTTATTCAAAATCACTTCTGCTGATACAATGGCATCACTATGGATTCCTCAGCTAGGCGGGGAGAAGTATGCGATGGCTGGAATGGAGATGGAACAATATCTTCAAGCTGATCAAGTTGGCACATATGAAGGAAGAAACGCCAACTTCACAGGAGAGGGCTTTGCTCAGCAAAAATTCAAAGTCAATGCGATGAAGCAGTCTGACTATGATAAATGGGTAAGCAAAACGAAAAAAGAAGCACCAAAGTTAACGAAGAAAACGTATGACTACTTGATGCTTCCTGATGCTGCAGATGTGCAGACATTCTCATCAACACATTTATCCTTTGCGAAGCATGGAGAGGATTCTGAATACGCACTCCAAGCACGCAAACGTTTAGGTTACCAATCAGTTTCTCCGCATTCCAAAACAGATCCTTTCGAGAATGTGAAGAACTATAAAAGAAAACTAGATAATGAATAA